One Calidithermus timidus DSM 17022 genomic window, TTTGGCGACACGGTGGTGATCAAGGCCCAGGTGCACACCGGTGGCCGAGGCAAGGCGGGCGGCGTAAAGCTGGCCAAAACACCCGAGGAAGCCCGCGAGAAGGCTGGCCAGATCCTGGGGCTCAACATCAAGGGCTTCATCACTAAAAAAGTCCTGGTGGCCAAAGCCGTCGATATCGCCAAGGAGTACTACGCTGGCCTCATCCTCGACCGCGTGACCCAGCGCGTGGTGCTGATGCTCTCCAAAGAAGGCGGCGTGGACATTGAAGAGGTGGCCGCCGAGCGCCCCGAGGCGATCATCAAGTATCCCATTGACCCCCACAAGGGCCTGCGGCCCTTCCAGGCCCGCGAGCTGGTCAAGCAGGCCGGCCTCGAGGGCAATCTCAACAAGCTGGCGCAGATCCTCGTGCAGCTCTATCACGCCTACGAGGGCATCGACGCCTCGACTGCCGAGATCAACCCGCTGGTGGTGACCGCCGGCGGCGACGTCGTCGCCGCCGATGCCAAGATCGTGCTCGACGACAACGCTCTCTACCGCCACCCCGAGCTTTCCCGCCTGCGGGAGGAGGAGGCCGAACACCCCCTCGAGGTCGAGGCCTCCAACTACGGTTTCGCTTACGTCAAGCTCGAGGGCAACGTGGGCATCATCGGCAACGGCGCGGGCTTGGTGATGTACACCCTCGACCTGGTGCAGCGGGTGGGGGGCAAGGCCGCCAACTTCCTCGACATCGGCGGCGGAGCCAAAGCCGACATCGTGTACAACGCGCTCAAAGTCGTGCTCAAGGATCCCGACGTCAAGGGCGTGTTCATCAACATCTTCGGCGGCATCACCCGCGCCGACGAGGTGGCCAAGGGCGTGATCCGGGCGATGGACGAGGGCATTCTGACCAAGCCCGTGGCCATGCGGGTCGCCGGAACCGCCGAGGAGGAGGCCAAGAAGCTGCTCGAGGGCCGTCCCATCTATATGTACCCGACCTCTATCGAAGCCGCCAAGGCCATCGTCGCGATGACCGGAGGTGCCCGATGAGCATCCTCGTGAATAAAAACACCCAAGTTCTCGTACAAGGCATCACCGGGCGCGAGGGAGCCTTCCACGCCGAGCAGATGATGAAGGCCGGAACCAAGGTCGTCGCCGGGATGACGCCCGGCAAGGGCGGACAGATGGCCCAGGGGATTCCGGTTTACGACACGGTCAAGGAGGCCACCCGCCATCACCGCATCGACGCTTCGATCATCTTCGTGCCCGCGCCGGGCGCAGCGGACGCAGCGCTCGAGGCCGCCCACGCCGGGATCCCGCTGGTGGTGCTGATCACCGAGGGCATCCCCACCCTGGACATGGTCAAGGCTGTAGCCGAGATCAAGGCCATGGGCAACGTGCGCCTCATCGGCGGCAACTGCCCTGGCCTCATCACCCCCGGTGAGTGCAAGCTAGGCATCATGCCCGCCAACGTATTCAAGCGGGGCAAGGTGGGCCTCATCAGCCGCTCGGGCACCGTAACCTATGAGACCGCCAAGGCCCTCTCCGACGCGGGCTATGGCATCTCGACGTGCATCGGCATCGGCGGCGACCCCATCATCGGGACCACCTTCAAAGACTTGCTCCCGATGTTCAACGACGACCCCGAGACCGAAGCCGTGGTGATCTGCGGCGAGATCGGCGGTTCCGACGAGGAAGACGCTGCCGAGTACATCAAGGCCCACATGAAGAAGCCGGTGGTGGGCTTCATCGGCGGGCGTAGCGCGCCGAAGGGCAAGAAGATGGGCCACGCCGGAGCCATCATCATGGGCAACGTGGGCACCCCCGAGTCCAAGCTGGCCGCCTTCGCCGCCGCCGGCGTGCCCGTCGCCGACACCATCGACGAGATCGTGGAGTTGGTGCGGGCAAAGCTGGGTTGATCTGACCCGAACAACACAGCCCGGGTGTGACGATCTGCCCCGCGGGCTGTGGTCATTTTTGGCAGGCGCTACCTGCCCCCTGCGCTACCCTGAAGCCAACGAAGGAGGCGGCAGATGGTCTGGTTGTTCCTGGCGGTGCTGGCGGTCGTGGCAGTGGCTGCGGCGATGGTGAGGCGGTCGGTGGAGCAGATGCAGGCCATCCACCGCGACGTTCTCAGCCCCTACCAGACGATGGTGGTGGTGGTTACCGACGACGAAGCCTGAGGGCGCAATCCGCACTCATAGCCGTGCGGCGAGCCCAAAGGCTCGCCCTTTTCAGGCATAACGGGTGCGAAGCAGCACAGCCTCCCCGGCGAGTTCGGCCAGCGACCCCAACCGCACCCCGACCTCGAGCCCCTTCCGGGCCAGATGGGGCAGTACCCGCTCGGTGCCCAGGTTGCCTACCAGATCGTCCCCAGCGAAGGGGCAGCCCCCGATTCCCCCCAGAGCGCCCTCGAGCCAGCGCACCCCGCTCGCCAGCACCGCGTCCACTTTCTCCAGGGTGGTCTCGGGCCTCGAGTGCAGGTGGGCCCCGATACCCTCGGGGCCGAAGGCTCGCACCACGGCTTCCAGGGTCTTGCCAATGACCTCGGCGGTTGCCACGCCGTAGGTGTCGGCCAGGGCGATCTCGTGGATGCCCATCTCGCGCAAACGGCCCACAAACTCTACGGCCAGCTCGGGGCTCCAGGGGTCGCCGTAGGGGTTGCCGAAAGCCATCGAGAGGTAAACGACGAAGTTCAGCCGGTCTGGGGCCATCTCGCGCATGCGGGCCACCTGCTCCCAGGATTGGGCGATGGTCTTGCCCACGTTCTTGCGCTGGAAGGTCTCGCTGATGGAGAAGGGATAGCCCACGCTGGTCACGCCCTGGGCTTGCAGGGCACGCTCGAGGCCCTTTTCATTGGCGATGATGACCAGGTATTCCCGGCCCTCCGGTGGAGGCAGCTCGGCCAGTACCGCCTCAGCGTCGGCGTGCTGGGGTACCCATTTGGGCGAGACGAAGCTGGTGAGGTCGAGGTGGGTAAACCCGGCCTCGAGCAGGCGCTTGAGGTAGGCGACCTTTTGCGCGGTAGGGATGAAGCCCTTGAAGCCCTGCCAGGAATCCCTAGGACATTCCACCCATTTCATGCCTGGCTATCGTACCGCGCGATACCGTCGGGCTGCACTACGTAGAGCTCGCCGAAGCGGGGCAAGCCCAGCGCGAAGAAGCGCCGCAGCATCCGGCGTATGAGCTCGCCATCGGTCACGTCGGGGTGCAGCACGATGCGCCCGGCAGCCACCGGCAACTTGATGGGATCGCTGAAGTCGAGGTCTAGGGTGAGCAGAATGCGGCCCTCACGGTGCAAATAGGCGTTGAGGGCCTCGTCCGAACGACCCGACAAGCCCACGTCACGCACCGTCAGCACGTCGTGGCCCTCGGTGAGCAGCCACCATGACACGGTCAGGGGGATGTTCTCATCCAGCAAGATCTTCAGGGTCGTCATAGACGTTGAGCTCGATCCACTCGTAGTTGCTCATGCGCGCGCCGTAGAGCAGCGCAGCCTGCACGTCCTCGAGGCTCAGGGCGGGGTACTCCTCGAGCACCTCCTCTACCGACAGGCCACAAGCCAGCATCTCCAGGATCGTGTGCACAGCGATGCGGGTCCCCTTGATGCGGGGCCGACCGCGTAGCACGTGGGGGTTGGAGCTGATGCGGGAGAGCAAAGCGTCGTGAGAACGGGCGCTGAGTTTCAAGGTTAGCCTCCCCGACTTCCGCCATTGGCAAGCGAAGCCCGGTCTTTGGTTCAGGCGTAGGGAGAATCGCGCGCTGAGCCAAAGACCCCACAAACCGCTGGCTTCGCTGGCTGGGGTCGTCTGGCCTTTAGGATACCCGAAAACTGCAAGTGAAGGCGGGAAAAGGTTACGAAGAGGTCGTACGCCAGGCACCTTGAGCGACCCTTAGCCCCAAGCCCACAGAAGCCTAACGGAATTAGCGCTTGACCGCAAAAATCCGTTAGACTTTACCCATGCTCAGCAGCGCACTCAAGCCCGAGGACCGGGACAACCCGACCTTCAAGCAGAACAAGGACGCCTGGGTCGAGCGCATCGCCGACTTCAGGGGCAGCCTCGAGCTCGTCCGGCAGGGTGGGGGAAAGAAGGCCATCGAGCGGCAGCACGCCCGCAAGCGGCTCACCGCCCGTGAGCGCATCGCCCGGCTGATCGATGCGCAGAGCGGGTTTCAGGAGATCCTGAGCTATGCCGGCTGGCACATGTACGAGGAATGGGGCGGGGCTCCTGGTGGGGGCGTGGTCACGGGCATCGGTAAGATTGCCGGGCGTGACTGGATGATCGTCGCCAACGACGCCACCGTGAAGGCCGGGGCCTTTTTCCCCATCACCGCCAAGAAGGTCATCCGGGCACAGACCATCGCGCTCGAGAACCACATCCCCACCGTCTACCTCGTCGACTCCGCCGGAGTCTTCCTGCCCCTGCAGGACGAAGTCTTCCCCGACCAGGACGACTTCGGACGCATCTTCTATCTCAACGCCCGCATGTCGGCGCTGGGCATCCCCCAGATCTCGGCCATCATGGGCAACTGCGTGGCGGGCGGGGCCTACTTGCCGCTGATGACCGACGCGCTGATCATGACCGAGGGCTCGGGGCTCTACCTGGCCGGGCCCGCCCTGGTAAAAGCCGCCATCGGGCAGGAGGTCAGCTCGGAGGAACTGGGCGGAGCCCGCATGCACGCCGAGGTCTCGGGCACCGTGGACTTCTACGAGCCCAGCGACGAGGCTGCCATCGAGCGCATTCGTGCCCTGGCCGCGCTGTATTCTGCCCCCGAACTCGCCCCCTGGGCCCGCGAGCGCATCGCTCCGGTGGAACCGGTTTACCCCGCCGAAGACCTCTACGGCCTGGTCTCACCCGACAGCACCCGCCCCTACGACGTGCGGGAGGTGATCGCCCGGCTGGTGGATGGCTCGGAGTTCCACGAGTTCAGGGGTAGCTACGGCGAGACCATCGTGTGCGGTTATGCCCGATTGGGCGGCTTCCCAGTGGGCATCGTGGCCAATCAGCGCACCATCATCAAAAAACCTGCCCTTCCCGGCGGGTCGGGGAAGATCGAGGTGGGGGGCGTGATCTACGCCGAGGCCGCCGACAAGGCCGCCCGCTTTATCCTCGAGGTCAACCAGCGCTTCATCCCCTTGCTGTTCCTCATGGACGTCACCGGCTTCATGGTGGGCAAGGAGTCCGAGCAGCAGGGCATCATCCGGAGGGGGGCCAAACTGGTCAACGCGGTGAGCAACTCGGTGGTGCCCAAGATCACCCTCATCACCGGCGGCTCCTTCGGCGCGGGCAACTACGCCATGGCCGGGAAAGCCTATGCTCCGCGCTTCATCTACGCCTGGCCCAGCGCCAAGTACGCCGTGATGGGCGGGGCGCAGGCCGCCAAGACCTTGCTGGAAATCGAGGTTGCCAAGCTCGAGCGCTCCGGGCTTGCCCCCACCGACCAGGACCTCAAGGAACTCTACGAGCGCATCAAAGGCCGCTACGAGGAAACCCTCGACCCGCGCTACGCGGCGGCGCGGCTGTGGGTGGACGAGGTTATCTTCCCCCACGAGACGCGCGAGTGGCTGGTGAGAAGCCTCGAGGCCTGCGCGCTCAACCCCGTGCGCGAGCAGATGGGCGTGGGGGTGTTCCAGGTGTGAAGCCCGCGCCCGGCGCTTGGCCTCGGCTTACAGCGCTCTTCACAGATGTGGCCGCCTATCCCGGCGGCCACTGTTCTGTCCAGGACAAAGGATTTTTGGTCCTGGATAGCTCGATATTTGTGAAGAGCGCTCTACAACGAAGCCGCTACCTCACGGATGATCTCGGCCACCGCGTAGGCATCGTAGATGTCGCTATATCCCATCAGTGAGACACGGAAAATCTTGCCCTTGAGCGCGCCCTGCCCGCCGATAATGGTAGCCCCGCGCAGCGCAAAAGCCTCCTTGAGCCTAGCGTAGGTCACCCCCTCGGGGAGGTAGAAAGCTGTGGTGGCGGGGCTCCTGACCTCGGGGACAGGTTTGAAGCCGGCAGCTTCGCCCGCCTCGTAGAGCAGGGCGTTCTGCTTGGCCTTGAGGCAGAGGTGGTCCTCGAGTTGCGGCAGCACCTCGCCCAGCACTCCGGCCACCGCCGCGACCAGACCGATCGCGGGCGTCCAGGCCGATTCCCCCTCCTTCTGCACCTTGAGCTCCTTGGCGAGGTTGAGGTAGTACCCCCTGGGCTTGAGGCGCTCCAGGGCTCTGGGTGAAAGCGCGGCGTAACCCAGCCCCGGTGGACACATGGTCCCCTTCTGCGACCCTGAGGCCGCCGCGTCCACGCCCCACAGCTCCAGCGCCACCGGGCTCACCAGCAGGCTGGTGACCATATCGGCCACCACCAGCGCCTCAGGGAAGCGGGCCTTGAAAGCCTTCGCCAGCTCCTTGACGTCGTTGAGAGCCCCGGTCGAGCTTTCCGAGTGGGTGAGCAAGGCCCCGTGGAAAGGCCCCTCGAGCCCCTCGAGCAGACCCGGCTCCACACTCTTGCCGTACTCGAGCTCGAGCCGCTCCACCTCCAGGCCCATGGCCTGAGCGATCTCGGCCCAGCGCTCGCTGAACTTGCCGTGCACGGGCACCCACACCCGCTCGCCCGGCGCGAAGAGGTTGAGCACCAGGGCTTCCATGGCTGCAGTACCCGATCCAGTGAGGATCAGCACCTCACCCTGGGTGTTCCAGGCTTGCTTTAAGCCCTCCCTGGCAGCCTTGAACAGGCTGCGGGCTTCGTCGGTGCGGTGGTGCAGTTGGGGCCGGGCCAGGGCTTCAACCGCCTTAGGGTGAAGCTCAACCGGGCCGGGGGTCAGCAGGCGGCGACGGTATAC contains:
- the sucC gene encoding ADP-forming succinate--CoA ligase subunit beta; translated protein: MNLHEYQAKEILAKYGIPVPPGRIAYTADEAKQIATEFGDTVVIKAQVHTGGRGKAGGVKLAKTPEEAREKAGQILGLNIKGFITKKVLVAKAVDIAKEYYAGLILDRVTQRVVLMLSKEGGVDIEEVAAERPEAIIKYPIDPHKGLRPFQARELVKQAGLEGNLNKLAQILVQLYHAYEGIDASTAEINPLVVTAGGDVVAADAKIVLDDNALYRHPELSRLREEEAEHPLEVEASNYGFAYVKLEGNVGIIGNGAGLVMYTLDLVQRVGGKAANFLDIGGGAKADIVYNALKVVLKDPDVKGVFINIFGGITRADEVAKGVIRAMDEGILTKPVAMRVAGTAEEEAKKLLEGRPIYMYPTSIEAAKAIVAMTGGAR
- a CDS encoding DUF433 domain-containing protein, producing MKLSARSHDALLSRISSNPHVLRGRPRIKGTRIAVHTILEMLACGLSVEEVLEEYPALSLEDVQAALLYGARMSNYEWIELNVYDDPEDLAG
- a CDS encoding pyridoxal-phosphate-dependent aminotransferase family protein, translated to MSVYRRRLLTPGPVELHPKAVEALARPQLHHRTDEARSLFKAAREGLKQAWNTQGEVLILTGSGTAAMEALVLNLFAPGERVWVPVHGKFSERWAEIAQAMGLEVERLELEYGKSVEPGLLEGLEGPFHGALLTHSESSTGALNDVKELAKAFKARFPEALVVADMVTSLLVSPVALELWGVDAAASGSQKGTMCPPGLGYAALSPRALERLKPRGYYLNLAKELKVQKEGESAWTPAIGLVAAVAGVLGEVLPQLEDHLCLKAKQNALLYEAGEAAGFKPVPEVRSPATTAFYLPEGVTYARLKEAFALRGATIIGGQGALKGKIFRVSLMGYSDIYDAYAVAEIIREVAASL
- the sucD gene encoding succinate--CoA ligase subunit alpha, coding for MSILVNKNTQVLVQGITGREGAFHAEQMMKAGTKVVAGMTPGKGGQMAQGIPVYDTVKEATRHHRIDASIIFVPAPGAADAALEAAHAGIPLVVLITEGIPTLDMVKAVAEIKAMGNVRLIGGNCPGLITPGECKLGIMPANVFKRGKVGLISRSGTVTYETAKALSDAGYGISTCIGIGGDPIIGTTFKDLLPMFNDDPETEAVVICGEIGGSDEEDAAEYIKAHMKKPVVGFIGGRSAPKGKKMGHAGAIIMGNVGTPESKLAAFAAAGVPVADTIDEIVELVRAKLG
- a CDS encoding DUF5615 family PIN-like protein — encoded protein: MTTLKILLDENIPLTVSWWLLTEGHDVLTVRDVGLSGRSDEALNAYLHREGRILLTLDLDFSDPIKLPVAAGRIVLHPDVTDGELIRRMLRRFFALGLPRFGELYVVQPDGIARYDSQA
- a CDS encoding hydroxymethylglutaryl-CoA lyase gives rise to the protein MKWVECPRDSWQGFKGFIPTAQKVAYLKRLLEAGFTHLDLTSFVSPKWVPQHADAEAVLAELPPPEGREYLVIIANEKGLERALQAQGVTSVGYPFSISETFQRKNVGKTIAQSWEQVARMREMAPDRLNFVVYLSMAFGNPYGDPWSPELAVEFVGRLREMGIHEIALADTYGVATAEVIGKTLEAVVRAFGPEGIGAHLHSRPETTLEKVDAVLASGVRWLEGALGGIGGCPFAGDDLVGNLGTERVLPHLARKGLEVGVRLGSLAELAGEAVLLRTRYA
- a CDS encoding acyl-CoA carboxylase subunit beta — protein: MLSSALKPEDRDNPTFKQNKDAWVERIADFRGSLELVRQGGGKKAIERQHARKRLTARERIARLIDAQSGFQEILSYAGWHMYEEWGGAPGGGVVTGIGKIAGRDWMIVANDATVKAGAFFPITAKKVIRAQTIALENHIPTVYLVDSAGVFLPLQDEVFPDQDDFGRIFYLNARMSALGIPQISAIMGNCVAGGAYLPLMTDALIMTEGSGLYLAGPALVKAAIGQEVSSEELGGARMHAEVSGTVDFYEPSDEAAIERIRALAALYSAPELAPWARERIAPVEPVYPAEDLYGLVSPDSTRPYDVREVIARLVDGSEFHEFRGSYGETIVCGYARLGGFPVGIVANQRTIIKKPALPGGSGKIEVGGVIYAEAADKAARFILEVNQRFIPLLFLMDVTGFMVGKESEQQGIIRRGAKLVNAVSNSVVPKITLITGGSFGAGNYAMAGKAYAPRFIYAWPSAKYAVMGGAQAAKTLLEIEVAKLERSGLAPTDQDLKELYERIKGRYEETLDPRYAAARLWVDEVIFPHETREWLVRSLEACALNPVREQMGVGVFQV